In the Nicotiana tabacum cultivar K326 chromosome 16, ASM71507v2, whole genome shotgun sequence genome, one interval contains:
- the LOC107822184 gene encoding myb family transcription factor PHL8-like — protein MGLQNVESEDMRLVLSRDAKPRLKWTPLLHQRFVDSVTQLGGADKATPKSLKSVMNIHGLTLYHLKSHLQKYRLAKSQLAQSDHKNRQENNLESAIAHNRPKEDENSRNYFGAALRQKQSRDIRDAAQIQMNDLQIARALKVQMEVQRKLHEQIEVQRHLQLRIEAQGKYLQLVLMKAQETVARYASSDELAKAELSQFVSMVNKCCPSSSMSAVTKIDGSISKDRDRRNSPSSSLSTLTKIDDSITKEVGTLMKRNSSILSLNPGDGSGSNAEAKISKKSRTNICNENWIEEPSGKIRDTQRTNEQFVETFDLNSQCINDFDTGPEVIDFIGRCF, from the exons ATGGGTCTTCAAAATGTAGAAAGTGAAGATATGAGGTTGGTTTTGTCAAGAGATGCCAAACCTAGGCTGAAATGGACACCATTACTCCACCAACGATTCGTCGATTCAGTCACTCAGCTTGGAGGTGCAGACA AGGCCACACCAAAATCTTTGAAGAGTGTAATGAACATTCACGGGCTTACTTTGTATCACCTCAAGAGCCATTTgcag aaatatcgACTGGCGAAAAGTCAACTAGCCCAATCCGACCACAAAAACAGACAAGAGAACAACTTGGAGTCTGCAATAGCACATAACAGACCAAAAGAAGATGAAAATTCAAGGAATTACTTTGGTGCAGCGCTTAGACAAAAGCAGAGTAGGGATATTCGTGATGCAGCACAAATTCAGATGAATGA CTTGCAAATAGCTCGCGCTTTAAAAGTGCAAATGGAGGTGCAGAGGAAACTTCATGAACAAATTGAG GTACAAAGACATTTACAACTGAGAATTGAAGCTCAAGGAAAGTATTTGCAATTAGTTTTGATGAAAGCACAGGAAACAGTTGCAAGATATGCTTCTTCTGATGAACTTGCCAAAGCTGAACTCTCTCAATTCGTTTCGATGGTTAACAAATGTTGTCCAAGTTCTTCAATGTCAGCAGTAACTAAAATCGATGGCTCAATCTCAAAAGATAGAGACAGAAGAAATTCTCCAAGTTCTTCATTATCAACATTAACTAAAATTGATGATTCAATCACAAAAGAGGTAGGCACATTAATGAAGAGAAATTCCAGTATTCTGTCATTGAATCCAGGGGATGGGAGTGGCTCGAACGCTGAAGCAAAAATAAGCAAGAAGAGCAGAACCAATATTTGCAATGAGAATTGGATTGAAGAACCATCTGGGAAAATACGTGACACTCAGAGAACTAATGAGCAATTCGTCGAGACATTTGATTTGAATAGCCAGTGTATCAATGACTTTGATACTGGTCCAGAAGTAATAGACTTTATTGGCAGATGCTTCTAA